The following nucleotide sequence is from Acyrthosiphon pisum isolate AL4f chromosome A2, pea_aphid_22Mar2018_4r6ur, whole genome shotgun sequence.
CGATGGCGTAGAATATAATAACGCATGACGATTCACCGAGTTTTCTCCGACGCGATTTCCGCGAACATACATGCGACAATCGAATGCTTTTCTTTtaatgtactataaaatatgaacgtcGTTTTTATTAGGATATCTAGTCTCTACGGGCAGTATTGAGAATAGATTACGAAAATTTGATCTATATAAGATAGAAATaattgtgtatacaattatctagaaactgataaaaataaatacattttacatttttctagatTAGATAAAGATGTGGtagataaaactaatttttattatacttaaataacatatttacttCGTTGCCcacatgaacataatatagtaaataatattcaatgggTGCATATACAgtagtatattaatatggtaatattatgtactaattgTATAATGAgaacaattttagtaaaaaaactgaatattataaatttattattataattattataagtattataaatctAGATAAGTCTCAACACTATCGACAGATTTCGCTCGTCCTTACAGCAGTCGTTTGCTGTTTCTCTGCAACTTCCCCCAATCCCTGCATCAAAGTCTTTTAGATTAATTCTGGCTTGCCATCTTAACGCCGTTTACATACCTAACAACATTACCTAGTAGGTACCACAGACCTATAAACTGCCTCAGTTTATTTGTCTATcataaggtaggtaggtaggtatatctggTATTTTCCCTGCAAGGCTATACTATATCCCTGGTATACCTAATCTTAAAACAATACAAGATGACAGATGCGTTGATATAAATCTTCatatacaattcatttttttgaagGACATGATCggaatcgataataataataataacaacaacaacaatattaacgCTCATAATCGTAATATCATAgtgatgataataaaaataataaattaataaataataatgataataatattgtgacgtTTAACAGCTGAATAGGAGCGGTGTCTCTGGCGCCCATCAATGTGGCTGTACCGGATATCCGCTGTAGTATTCACCGGCACCGGACGACTGCGGCTGCTGCTGCGGGTACGTTGCTGTGTAAGGATCGTGGTGCACTTCCTCGGAGTAGGTGTGACCGTGCACGATCTGTGGTTTAGCCACCACTTCGTAGACGGTGCTCGACTTTCCCCAGGGCTTGTGCCATCCTGTCGTCCAGCTCGAGTTCATGCACGTCAACACGATAGCGCCGAACGCGAACAGCAGAGCTTTGCTGGCCATCACGACCATAGCCAGTGCGCCCAGCGACAAAAGCGTGCCGCCCGACATGAGAGACGCACCCACCACGTGCTCCATGAAATCGTCTTTTTTCCCTGCAAAATAAAAACGCAATTCAACAGCTTATAACGAAATTAATGTTAAGATgtatacccataatattataatctatcgAACATATAATCGAACATGCAGCGATTGAGTGATCGACGTAAAGCCTGCACTATGATAGCTAGagatttaaaattgtcattGTACCTTCATACCACTATGCAGGAGTGACTAATACACATATCACATATCacataagaaaggattttccaaaattcgcattttaaacaAGTGGTCTCACCCGTGGATTTTGAGATTGACGATAGagatctgaatttttttttataaatggttcCCATTGGTTACCCGATCAGATGAGAAAAAATCATACGCAAAATCGTCTCGTCTATGGGcttctatattatatctaatcataataataatattatcatcaatctATAATCATAATAGTAGGTGTCGAAAGGTTTGCctatcttttttaatttcagttttttttaaaactatgtttTGTCATTAGTATTTCAGGTCTTCTCATTACgaaagtgaaaaaaatgtagAGATATATACACCAATCTAgagaaaatgtttaatattatcgaCTCGATAATATCATGTCAACACATAAATTCTTTAAATCGT
It contains:
- the LOC100574758 gene encoding uncharacterized protein LOC100574758 yields the protein MALKLICVATLATAIPLTAFNHNAGKKESEFDKIWETTMRQEEFDGMPLPENSDLPTVTQITPAIVKIGQRYGVPSTQFLGKKKHHHSPGKKDDFMEHVVGASLMSGGTLLSLGALAMVVMASKALLFAFGAIVLTCMNSSWTTGWHKPWGKSSTVYEVVAKPQIVHGHTYSEEVHHDPYTATYPQQQPQSSGAGEYYSGYPVQPH